The following are encoded together in the Pieris napi chromosome 17, ilPieNapi1.2, whole genome shotgun sequence genome:
- the LOC125057672 gene encoding thymidylate synthase gives MARFFICFHFWRQTPKKTLTRQKLIALFAVCFKLFQRFNLTRSIKMNQLSNGVSKISNGVSKLSNGYENHDEYQYLNLVKQIIDTGDKRVDRTGVGTLSIFGAMQRYSLKHNVLPLLTTKRVFTRGVIEELLWMISGSTDSKKLAQKKVHIWDANGSKAFLDNLGFTEREEGDLGPVYGFQWRHSGAKYIDCKTDYTGQGIDQLQSVINTIKNKPADRRILMCSWNPTDLDKMALPPCHCLAQFHVANGRLSCLLYQRSADMGLGVPFNIASYAILTHMIAHITGLEAGEFVHTTGDTHVYLNHIEPLKKQLERHPKPFPTLEFTRKIESIDDFKYEDFIIKGYEPHPKIEMDMAV, from the exons ATGGCTagattttttatctgttttcACTTTTGGCGCCAAACGCCTAAAAAAACGCTTACAAGGCAAAAGTTGATTGCATTATTTGCAGTGTGCTTTAAGTTGTTTCAGCGTTTTAACTTAACAAGATCTATCAAAATGAATCAATTAAGTAATGGCGtgtctaaaataagtaatggTGTGTCTAAATTAAGTAATGGTTATGAAAATCATGATGAATATCAATACTTAAACTTGGTGAAACAAATTATAGATACAG GTGATAAGCGCGTCGATAGGACAGGTGTAGGCACTCTGTCTATATTTGGAGCAATGCAAAGATATTCCTTAAAACATAACGTACTGCCTCTACTTACCACCAAGCGTGTCTTCACTAGAGGAGTGATTGAGGAACTACTTTGGATGATCTCTGGTTCTACAGACAGCAAAAAATTAGCACAGAAGAAAGTTCATATTTGGGATGCTAATGGGTCCAAAGCTTTCCTTGATAACTTAGGTTTCACAGAACGAGAAGAAG GCGATCTTGGCCCTGTTTATGGCTTTCAATGGAGACACAGTGGTGCCAAATACATAGATTGTAAAACTGATTATACTGGACAAGGAATAGATCAATTGCAAAGtgttataaatacaataaa aaacaaaccAGCAGACAGAAGAATATTAATGTGTTCCTGGAACCCAACTGATCTTGATaaaatggcattaccaccttGCCATTGTCTTGCTCAGTTTCATGTTGCTAATGGTAGACTCTCCTGTCTATTGTATCAAAGAAGTGCTGATATGGGACTTGGTGTACCTTTTAATATTGCCAGTTATGCCATATTAACTCATATGATAGCTCACATAACTGGACTTGAG GCAGGAGAATTTGTACATACTACAGGTGATACTCATGTGTACCTCAATCACATAGAACctcttaaaaaacaattagaaAGACACCCAAAGCCATTTCCAACTTTAGAATTTACCAGGAAAATTGAATCAATAGATGATTTCAAATATgaagattttataattaagggTTATGAACCACATCCTAAGATTGAAATGGACATGGCAGTATGA
- the LOC125057674 gene encoding protein ILRUN: MDVDGSAVPGEIDQNLLLQFSCMNTTDRDELISQMQRLLGPSLNYNTASFFLDMSNWNLQAAICCYLDYNLPPKLPSMSLKAAQTQESAVSPGTSFEQSWSIANTGTEGWPGSCRLIQAGGDPLGATSLYVPPLLPGHSTTVTMKLVAPSAPGTFRGYFHLVSDKGEQIGDPLWAIIKVESEETMALAEQLAALPIPSSRLEEQSQASPPDDQMC; this comes from the exons ATGGATGTGGACGGTTCAGCTGTTCCTGGGGAAATAGATCAAAATCTTCTCTTGCAATTTAGTTGTATGAATACTACTGATAGGGATGAGCTTATAAGCCAAATGCAAAGGCTTTTGGGGcctagtttaaattataatacagcaAGCTTTTTCCTTGACATGAGTAATTG GAATTTACAGGCTGCAATATGttgttatttagattataatttACCACCAAAACTTCCATCAATGTCTTTAAAAGCTGCTCAAACACAGGAATCAGCAGTTAGTCCAGGAACGag TTTTGAACAAAGTTGGAGTATTGCAAATACAGGGACAGAAGGTTGGCCTGGGAGTTGTAGGTTGATACAGGCTGGTGGTGACCCACTAGGAGCAACATCTTTGTATGTGCCACCATTGCTCCCAGGGCATAGTACAACAGTTACTATGAAGTTAGTGGCACCTAGTGCACCTGGCACATTTAGGGGCTATTTTCATTTGGTTTCTGATAAAGGAGAACAAATAGggg ATCCACTTTGGGCAATAATTAAGGTAGAATCTGAGGAAACCATGGCACTAGCAGAACAATTAGCTGCACTGCCAATACCTAGTAGTAGGCTAGAAGAACAATCACAG gcaTCTCCACCAGATGATCAAATGTGTTGA
- the LOC125057673 gene encoding gastrula zinc finger protein XlCGF17.1-like, with amino-acid sequence MTDCEEAVKPKKFQCEIEGCRAQFDRPNRLLKHRLTHSNIKPYSCIEDGCGKAYTSKNHLERHINTAHRSYNDTEMYSCPTCFKQYSNRQNLKRHYKIHHVGGVEKLSCEICHISFKRNHQLRTHMYRHTGVKDFSCPMCPKQFISMTEQKKHIRNHKEFTCEHCYQKFTRWLDLVQHRQTSHQSEEYICDHCGKIFKQRQHIIRHLKIQHYTREVSLFICPYENCSRNYSRNSNLKQHILVKHQGLTFNCHLCEAKLSTKAKLKEHIMRHSRPTPYKPPKTLLTGRKKRKDAYIPRSNTALKLAGLPCPILENPALPDVYVEREENASVNQLLSVGM; translated from the exons ATGACGGATTGTGAAGAAGCGGTGAAACCAAAGAAATTTCAATGCGAGATAGAAGGTTGTAGAGCTCAGTTCGACAGACCTAACAGGCTATTAAAACATCGACTAACACACTCAAATATT AAACCATATTCTTGTATAGAAGACGGATGTGGTAAAGCCTACACCAGCAAAAATCACTTAGAAAGGCACATAAATACTGCTCACAGATCTTACAATGATACTGAAATGTACAG CTGTCCAACTTGCTTTAAACAATATAGCAATCGCCAAAATCTTAAAAGACACTATAAAATACATCATGTGGGTGGTGTGGAAAAGCTCTCATGTGAAATTTGTCATATTAGTTTTAAGCGTAACCACCAGCTAAGGACACATATGTATAGACATACAGGAGTAAAAGACTTTAG TTGTCCAATGTGcccaaaacaatttataagtaTGACGGAGCAGAAAAAACACATCAGAAATCATAAAGAATTTACATGTGAACATTGTTATCAAAAATTTACACGGTGGCTTGATTTGGTACAACATAGGCAGACAAGTCATCAATCAGAAG aataTATTTGTGATCACTGTGGGAAAATTTTTAAGCAAAGACAACACATTATTCGTCATTTAAAGATACAACATTACACCAGAGAAGTGTCACTTTTCATATGTCCATATGAAAATTGTTCCAG GAACTACTCAAGAAACAGTAATTTGAAGCAGCACATATTAGTTAAACATCAGGGTTTGACTTTTAACTGCCATTTATGTGAAgcaaaattatcaacaaag gcAAAATTAAAAGAGCATATTATGAGACACAGTCGTCCCACGCCTTATAAACCCCCAAAGACATTGTTAACAGGCCGAAAAAAGAGGAAAGATGCCTACATACCTAGATCCAATACAGCCCTCAAGTTAGCTGGACTGCCATGTCCTATTCTGGAGAATCCAGCATTACCAGATGTATATGTAGAAAGAGAAGAAAATGCCAGTGTTAATCAACTATTGAGTGTTGGAATGTAA